A DNA window from Xiphias gladius isolate SHS-SW01 ecotype Sanya breed wild chromosome 3, ASM1685928v1, whole genome shotgun sequence contains the following coding sequences:
- the ccdc103 gene encoding coiled-coil domain-containing protein 103 translates to MATSERDVIDFLALERELRAAVESDRRYQRENEAKLRAVSQRVASYREYRDLVLTCHLKPLEKKDKDGAPRKQPWNPVASSNK, encoded by the exons ATGGCGACGTCAGAGCGTGATGTCATCGACTTCCTGGCGTTGGAGCGAGAGCTGCGAGCGGCGGTCGAGTCTGACCGGAGATACCAGCGAGAGAATGAAGCTAAACTGAGAGCCGTCAGCCAGAGAGTCGCCTCCTACAGGGAATACAG aGACCTGGTCCTGACCTGTCACCTGAAGCCTCTGGAGAAGAAAGATAAAGACGGAGCCCCACGGAAACAGCCCTGGAACCCCGTGGCATCAAGCAACAAGTGA